AAGATTTTGCTTTTGTTGTGGTATAATTTGTGAAAATGAAAACCCCCTGCTTTTTTAAGGGGGATTTAGGGGGATCTGTCTGGCTGTACCTCACAAGATAAGATCGCGAAGTGCTGTAAGCGATATCTAAGCGATATCATTGAACGGCCACAAGCATCCCCTGCCTACCCCACGCGATACTTTAATGGACTGTAATCCATTAGGCGATCGGGAGGTCTCTCAAAGCCGAGAAAAATCATGAAAACTCCACAGTTAAAAACCCTGTTAATTGGCAAATTTTCCTTGTTTCGTCTGCTGCGATCGGCGATCGCCATTTATGCTATTCTTTGTGTTTACATTTTCTTAATCGCAGACAGTAGAATTTTTCTGCCCCCCCTATCTAGCTATCAAACTCTACCCCAGACCCAGACCCTTACCTCTACATCGGGAATCCAAATTACCGGTCAATATTTGCCCCATCCCAACGCCAGATATACCCTACTCTATAGCCATGGTAATGCCGAAGATCTGGGCATGATTCAACCCGTTCTCGAACATTTCAATCAACTGGGGTTTAGCGTGTTTGCCTATGACTATCGAGGCTATGGAACCAGTCAAGGACGACCGACAGAACGAGGTGCATATGAAGATATTCGCGCTGCCTATGCCTATCTCACGGAAACTCTAGAGATTCCCCCCAGTCAAATTATCCTCTATGGTCGTTCTGTGGGTGGGGGCCCGTCCATTGATTTAGCCACCCAGACTCCTATCGCTGCCCTAGTGACTGAAAACACATTTATTTCCGTCTTGCGGGTGGTGACTTGGATACCTTTATTTCCGTTTGACAAATTTAATAATATTGCCAAAATCAAACAAATTAACGCTCCTCTCCTCATTTTTCATGCCAAACTGGATCGGGTAATTCCCTTTATCCATGGTCAGAAACTCTACCAAGTCGCCAATAGCCCGAAAATGTTGGTTCCTATTGAAGGCTTAGGGCATAATGATTGGATGGGAAGAGTCGATCTCTATAACGAAAGTTTACCAAAAATATTGGGTCTAAAGCCCCGTCCTAAGTCCTAGAAGGACGGCTTTTTTATCCTATTTTGCGTCGGGTTATCCCACGCAAATGGTTGTACTAGAGTTTAAAGCCAAAGGAAATATAGCTCAATGTGGAAGCGGATCGAAATCGCCGCTCGTTCCTGGGTAAACCTGTTGTTGCGCCTCATTTTTAATTTTTGATTGCCCAGGGATATGGCAGGATATCCTAATGGTGAATAATGAAAACGGGGTAATGGCGGAGCTATACAACGGTCACGTTATGGGAAAATCTGTAATTTATCGCATTTTGGATGCTAATCTAGACCGCGCCAGAGAAGGACTGCGGATTATTGAGGAGTGGTGTCGGTTTGGGTTGAATAACCCGGATCTAACGGAGGAGTGTAAGCGGTTGCGCCAGGAATTGGCCCAATGGCATACGGCGGAAATTCGGGCAGCGCGGAATACGCCGGACGATCCGGGAACCCAGTTAACCCACGAACGGGAAGAATATCGGGGAACGATTCATCAGTTGCTCCAGGCGAATTTATGCCGGGTTGAGGAGGCGCTGCGGGTTCTGGAGGAGTATGGGAAACTGGAAGACCGGCAGATGGGCCGGGTGTGTAAGCAAATGCGCTATCGGGTCTATACTCTGGAGAGCCAGCTCATGGCCTATGGTCGCCATCAGCAGCTTTTGGAGGCTCAGTTATATTTGGTGACTTCTCCGATGCCGGAGTTGTTGGAGGTGGTGGAGGCGGCTCTGCAAGGGGGGCTGAAGCTGATTCAATATCGGGATAAGAATACTGAGGATGGGGAGCGTTTTGCTTTGGCTCAGAGTTTGCGCCAATTGTGCGATCGCTATGGTGCTTTATTCTTGATTAATGACCGAATAGATTTGGCGTTGGCAGTGGATGCGGATGGAGTCCATTTGGGACAACAGGATCTGCCTATTGCTGTGGCGCGGGAACTATTGGGCCCCCAGAAAATTATTGGCCGCTCGACGACGAACCCGGAAGAGATGAAACGGGCGATCGCCGAAGGTGCTGATTATGTGGGGGTGGGCCCAGTGTTTGCTACGCCGACGAAACCCAATAAAGCGGCGGCTGGCTATGAGTATGTGCGCTATGCGGCCCAACATTGTCCCATTCCCTGGTTTGCGATCGGTGGTATCGATGTGAATAATTTTAATGAGGTGCTAGAGTCAGGCGCTCACCGTATTGCCGTAGTTCGAGCGATTATGGAAGCAGAGCAACCCACCTTAGTGACTCAATATTTCCTCTCCCAATTGGTGCGGATGGAAACCATGAAAGCGATTCAAAATACTCAAGTCGGGAGGGGTTGAGCATGACAGAAGTCACCTTACAGGTGAATGGGGAATCCCGAACTTGTGCCATCGGCATGAGTTTACCCCAGTTCTTGGAATCCATAGACTTAAATCCGCGCTTGGTGGCAGTGGAATATAACGGGGAAATCCTCCATCGCCAGTTTTGGGATACAACTGAGATGAAAGAGGGCGATCGCCTGGAAATCGTCACCATCGTGGGCGGTGGGTAGCCTATCCGGTTAACTGTGTTTTTACTACGGGGATCAGTTAAGCCAGTAGTGCCGTGACAACCCTAAAATGGTGGGTTACGGCGGATTGATAGATTGCTGTCAGAGTCTAGGTTTTAGCCGCCTAACCCACCCTACGCTAATGCACTATTTTAGCTGTGTCAAGGCAGTAGGGTGTGTTAGCGGGGAATTAACTTGTGCCGAAGTCAAGTAAATTTTATTCCCCGCGTAACGCACCACAACTGATATCAAATCCGGTTAAAGACTTGTCATTGCAACCGCAGGAAAGCATTCGCGTTTCGCGTTTCGCGTTTCACGCAAGCTTCGCTTTCATGTCGGCGAAGCGGAAACGCAATGACATACTGTAACTGATTATTCGGATTTGATATGATTAGTGCTTTTGAACCCCCTTCTTCAACAAGAAACCTGTGCCAACCAGCATTAAGCCAAACAGTGCCGAGGGTTCTGGAATATCAGAAGAGTCTTCCTGCATTCTCGCGTACATATCGAAGCTGATTGTCTCCGTATTCGCATCGAGTTTGATGGGGAAAACATCAGGATTACTCGGATCGACATTCAAACCTAAAACACTAAAGGCTTTTACCCCAGATCCTTCAACCAGCAGATCCCCCAATAACTCAGAATAATCGCTGAAGTTGACGCTATCTCCGGCAGTGAATTCACCCAGAAAAATATTGTCAACCATGACCTTAAACGGATCGGTAAACCCAACGGGAAGATTCATAATTTCCGTAAACAGAGAATCCGAGGTCATCCGATAGTCAAAACCATAAGCAGAGGGCGGATCGTACCATAGTCTCGGTTTCGCATTGCAAAAACTAAAGGTAGCACCATTTTGTACACAATTGGGCATAAAGGGATTGAATTGAGAATCACCAAACTTGTTAGCCCGATAAATGCCTTGAGTGCCATTATCGAGTCTTGCCCAGAAACTGATCTCATTATTATCATTGAAGCTCTCCCGATCCATAGCCAAGTCAACGACTTTCGCACCGCTCAAGGTAGAGCCAACACCAATGACTTTATCTTTTTGAGCATCAGCACCAATAAAAATCCCCTTACCAACACCAATTTGATTGGCCATGAATGCCACAATATCCCTATTATTGATGGCGCTTGTCCCAACATGCAAAAAGGTTGATGGGTCACGAGAAGTAGTAAAGTTATTCCCGGCTACCATTTGACCCTGAACACCATTAGACGAAAAAATTAACTGGCCTGGCCCAGCGTTGTGAGCATAAGCAGAAATCAAATCGTTGTCGTTAATATTGGGTTCTCGGTAGTAGTTTAACCAAAAATTTTGACCTCCCTGATCCGCCATGATCACGGAGATGGGAGATCCAGGACTGCTGGTAAAGATGCCGTTTTTGCTGGCAAAACCCACATCGCCGTCATTGTTAATTGTGGGTGATGTGGGAATTAAAGGACAAGCCTGACTGCCTGCACCCAAACCTGTACAATCAGTGATTTTGTGAGTCGTTGTTCCGTCACTGGTAAAAACTTCCGATCGCGAAAAGTTAGAGATTGAGGCAATCGGACTATTACTGGGAGGAATGGCAGCAAGAAAGGCAACTGTGCCATCATCGTTAATGGAAACACCAGGATAAATACTGGTATAGGGAGCGCCAATTTTGGCAATTTGTTTGGGCTGGTTTCCCACTACGCCATCATGGGTGAAAATTCCTGTTTCGCCAGTTTTCTTCGTGGCAAAAAAAGCAACAGTTCCGTTATTGTTGATTGCCATACCTTGACCGATACTCTTGAAGCCAGAGGTGGCTGAGGTATCGATAATAAGCTTAGGCGCACCATTTCCAGTCCTGGTATAGATGCCCTGAATGCCCTTTTCTTCTGCATAGTAAGCAACGGTGCTGGTTGAGGTATTGACGGCAACACCTCGGCGTTGAGGGGTGTTGACAATTTCTGAGAACAGAGAACTAGGCCGATAACTGGACATTCCCCCTTGAGTTCCTAATCCCATACCCAGGTTGTCATAAGAACTGCCAAAAGGATTGGCTTGGGTGGTGGCAATGCGGCTAAAGGTAAAACTGGCTTGAGCGGGAAGAGAGACGAGCAAATTGCATAGGGATGCCATCACTGAGGTGGCAGCCATTAAGGGAAGAGATTGAAGTTTCATTAGTATCTCGTAGGTTGAAGGGTTTTTGGCTATGGTCAATCTGAAGCCAGCAGGAACAGGAGGTGGAAGATGATATTCCACCTTGAGTAATTCTCTGTAGCTCTATGGCTGACTTCTTAATCGAGCAAGAAGATTACTTTTTACCTGCTGAACGGAACCGGAGTTTGACAAGGAATGCACCGACTAAGCCCAACCCGAAAAGACTGCTCGGTTCTGGGACATCTGCGCGATCGGCGTAAAAACCTGTATCCTCAAGAACACGGATTCTATGGTTCGGATCAAAGTAGTTATATTCTGGGTTAAGCTCCATTAGAGAGGGAATCAAGGAGCCACCAGGGGGAGCCGCAGCAGGGGCGGGTACACTGGGATTAGACTCAGCGACTGTAGACCCTCCAAAAAAATTGCCGAGAGCGTTTAATCCTCCCCAAATCCAGTTTTTCTTGGTGGAAACACGGGTAGAAGCAGAGTAGTCCCTGTAGCTGGCATTGGTATTACCATCACGGGAACTGATAAAGGAATGAACGCCTGCGACTCGACCGTTAATAAATAAACCTCCACCGCTATCGCCTTTGGCAAGTTGATACTCTAAATTCAGGGGTTGGCTTAAGGAGTCCCACCATCTGCTGGTACGCGGGTCGTCAAAGTCAGAGACTAAAACATTGTTACTGTATCCTAGTCGATTACCCGTACCAATGATGTTTTGTCCAGCTCGCTTGGTTCCACCGCGATAAATGGCTCCGGTAAGGCCGTTACCGGTTTTGCCATAGCCCACATAAGTGCCCAGGCTGATATCTTCATTAAAGCTGGTATAGAGTGAGGCAGGATTGACTCCCCTGACGGATTCAGATAAGGCCAGAAGGGCGATGTCATTGCCTAATCCTAGGTTACGACCGGTTGCAAACCAATCTCTATGAGCGGTTAATCCGGTGACAGAATAACGATTATTGCCTACCCAGAATGTGCCTTGATTCATGTATGAGCCATTTTCGACACAGTGGGCGGCGGTCATGACATATCTGGAGCCAATGAGTGTTCCCGAACATGCCCAGCTACTGCTGGAGTTGCGGGCACTGAGATAGCCGACGCTGGGAAATAAGTTGGCCAGATTGCGATATTGGGAGTCGGAGCGATCGTGACGGATTGTACCTGCTTGTACGGGGGCGGCGATCGCACTCAGTCCAACGGTAGCAGTCAGCGCTAAGAGTGCAGAGGAGAATGAAAATGATTGGGTTTTATAGTCTTCCATGGTGATTGTCTCTCAATCTAAAAAGATCGCAAACCAACTGTCTGCACTGCATTGATTCACTAGAATTGATTCACTAGAATCGTCAGCAATAGCAGAGTATTTGCAGAGTGGAATGTATGAACCCCTCTATAGGGTTCTCAGTTTTTTCCACCTGTTTTTATGCAAGACGAAACAATTCTTTACATAATCGCTGGGATTGATGTAGCGGAGACCTCTAACATAGTGATATTACTGAAGGGAGCGTGAGTTATGAAGTTTTCGTGAAGTGAGGGTTCTGGACTGCGGTTAGGGATAATAGGCAAACCGTTCTCTAGTCGCCATTTATAAGGTTTACCCTTTCGACGACTGAGCCGTAAATTCAGGTGACCCAACCTGTGTAAAGGGGGATAACCGACAATCCCAAGGGTTTAATCTAAAGATACTTTAAAGGGAGGAGAGGATGATTCCAGTTCTCCTCCCTTTGTCGTAATCAAGATGTTCAAGAGCATAACTGATGAAAAACCGATCTTGGCTTAATCGAAAAACCGCGTGGAAATCCTTGGTACTCATGGTTTTAATGGTTGCCCTCACGTTTGGCAGTGCCAGCAGTGCCCTAGCGGCCAGAAGTGGAGGACGCATTGGGGGCGGCTCGTTCCGCGCACCCAGCCGCAGCTATAGTGCCCCTAGCCGCACCTATACGGGCGGTGGATATGGGTTTGGGGGGGGATTCGGTTTTCCCTTTTTACTGCCCTTCTTCGGCTTTGGAGGCGGGTTTGGTGGGCTGTTTACGATCCTGATTTTTGTGGCGATCGCCAACTTCCTCATGCAAACGGTGCGTCGCCTCAATGATGGGGATGGAGAAATGCTCACCGGTAGCTCTAATCCCACAGCTTCCGTTGCCCAAGTGCAAGTGGGACTCTTAGCCGATGCCCGTAGCTTGCAAACCGACTTAGACCGAATTGCCGAAACCAGCGACCCCAGTACCGGTTCTGGACGGGCCCAAATTCTGCAAGAAGCCACCCTTTCCCTGTTGCGCCATCCGGAATATTGGGTGTATGGCAGTGCCGAAAGTTCTCCAGGGCGCTTAGATACGGCAGAAGCGAAGTTTAACGAATTCTCTATTGCCGAGCGCAGTAAGTTCACCGAAGAAACCCTATCGAACTACAATAACCAACTCAAGCAAGCGGAAAGTAAGGGCGCATTACCCGGTGATGCAACCGATGAGTTAGAACAAGCATCCGGGGACTATATTGTGGTTACCTTAGTAGCCGCCACATTCGGTAAATTAGAGCTACCCACGATTAATGGTTCTCAGGATTTACGCCGTGCCCTGAGTCAAATCGGATCGTTAGGCGAAGAGAACCTCTTAGCCATTGAAGTCCTCTGGACTCCCCAAGCGAGTGGGGATACCCTCACCAGTGATGATATTTTAGCCGCTTATCCCAATTTGAAATTGGTTTAAGGCTTTAGAAACCGGGTTTTTTCACCGATATCGGTTCCGAGACACAGGTGACCTGAAAAACCCGGTTTCTTGGATTGAGGGAGGAGTGCGAGCATCTTGCTCGCGGGTCACAATAGAAACGTTAAAACCGCTTTAAACTCGCTCGAAGACCACCGAGAGATTATTGGCAGGCATCTCTATCGTTTCTAAATGACGCAAATGGTGAGCCTGAGCGACTTCAATCACATCCTCTAAATTACGCACTCCCCAAAGGGGGTTAGACGAGCGTAAGGAGCGATCGAACGTCGCATTACTCGGAGCTGTATGTTCTCCCTTGTGTTTGTATGGCCCGTATAAATATAAAATTCCCTGGGACGGTAGAAGGTCTTGAGCGCCTTTTAGCAAACCTAGACAGACTTCCCAGGGAGAAATATGAATCATATTAATACAAACTATGGCCGTAATTTCTGATTGATATTCCCCCAAATCCCAAGGAGGATTTTGGGCATCTAAACGAATTGGCGGATACAAAAAATTATTAGGATAATAGGCTTGCCAAGCCTTGATACTCTCGATTAACTGGGGATTGAAGTCTGAAGGCAACCAAGCTCTCGGTTGTAAGCGAGGTGCAAAAAATACGGCATGTTCCCCAGTGCCACTGGCCACTTCCAGAACCGTTCCCTTTGACGGTAACACTCGTTCTAAAACCTTTAAGATCGGTTCTCGATTCCGTTGAGTTGCGGGGGCGGATTGTCGTAAATCAGCAGTCATGGATTCGGGGGTAAATTAAGTTCAGGTAATCTTTATTTTAAGATGGCTGGACTAAAATTGACAATCGATTGGGTTTGTGCCACAGTATGCAAGATATGAGTCTAGATATTGTTTATGACTAACCTAAAAAAAAATCCCTTTTTTCCTTCACTTTAGTTTCCCTAGTCTCTACGCCCCTATTAATCAGTTGTACGGCAGGTTCTAACCCAGAAACGACTATCACCGCAATCGAAACAACCGAAAGGGTATCCGCCGAGGCCTGTGCCCCAGACTTCCCTGAAATAACCTTTGGCATTCTGGCGGCTGAATCAGAAGAGACATTAGAGGAAATTTGGACTCCATTCTTAGAGAAAGTGGGAGAAGCGATCGCTCGGCCGGTATTGCCGTTCTACGGAGATTACGGTGACCTGATTGAGTCTATGGGAGAAGAAGAGATTCAACTGGCTTGGTATGGGGGAAAATCCTATATTGAAGCCGCAGAAAAATCTCAAGCCGAAGCCTTTGCCCAAACGGTGAGCAGTCAAGGCTATTTGGGATATTATGCCCATTTAATTATGCATAAAGATCATCCTTTGTTGGAGGAAATCAATCTACAAGAAGGGGATGGAGATCGAGTTATTTTCCAAAATAGCCAGGATCTGACCTTTGCTTTTAATGACCGGCAATCGACATCCGGGTTTCTGGTTCCAACTTATTATCTATTTATTCAAAATAATTTTGAACCCCAAGATATCTTTCAATCTGTGTCGTTTTTAGGCTCCCATGAAGATACAGCCTTAGCCGTTGCCAATCAAGAGGTAGAGGTGGCGACGAATAATAGTGAAGCATTGCAGCGCTTAAAACAATCTGATCCAGAAGCCTTTGAAAATATTCGCGTGGTTTGGACTTCTCCCGTGATTCCTGGAGATCCCTTGGCCTATCATCGAGATTTACCGGAATGTCTGAAAACGGAACTTCAGGACTTTTTCTATCGATTTACTGACCGAGAGATCTTAGAACCTTTGGTGTGGTCGGGATTCGATCCAGCGAGCGATCGCACCTGGAACGTGATTCGAGAGTTAGAAGTAGCCAGAGCGATCGAGACGGTTAAACAGGATGATACCCTAACTGAAGCCGAAAAAGCCACTAAACTAGAAACATTGCAACAACGACTTAAAGAGCTTCAGTAAGCGATGTCTATCCGTATCAAATTCATCCTGGTTACCCTCGTGTGTTTAGTGGTCGTCATGGCCACTGGTGCTTGGTACATTCATCAACTGCAAATCCAGGTTTTGGAAAAAGAAGCCCAAAACCGGACTGAACTGGTGCTTCATTTTACCCAAGCAACCCAAGACTATATGACTCACTCCCTACGACCAGCAGTTGAGCAAATAACGGACGATCTGCCCATTGAAGTCTTATCAGCAAATTTTGCTACTCGTCAAGTCGTTGAAGAGTTTAATTTAGCGTTGCCTGAATATACTTATAAGCCCGCAACCATTAATCCCACTAACCCCATTAATAGGGCCAATGAATTTGAAGTCAGTATCATTGAAAAATTTCGTCAAAATCCTAAGTTAGAAAAATTGATTGGTTACACAACCTTAGATAATGAAGAACGGTTCTATTCAGCCAGTCCAGTCCAGGTTTTTGCCAGTTGTTTGCGATGCCATGGAGACCCGAACGTTGCACCTAAACCGATTGTTCAACGCTATGGATCGACGAATGGTTTTGGATGGCAAGTGGGGGATATTGTGGGGGCGTTGATGATTTATGTGCCGATTGCAGATTTACGGGCTAATTTTGCAGGAACTTTAAATAATCTATGGCTCACGTTTTCCCTATTAACTTTGGTGGTTGCCATTGTGATTTATTTTTGGTTTGGCCAATTAGTAGCGGATCGTTTAACTCGGATTTCTGGAGTGATGAGCCAAACCGCAGCGAATCCGACTTCTAAGTTAACCCTTCATGACCGCACTAAAGATGAAATTGGCCTGATGGCTCGGTCATTTAATCGGATGGCAGAATCCCTTTATATGCTCTATACCCAACTGGAAGAGAAGGTGCGAGAACGGACGGCTCAGTTAAGTGAAGCGAATGCCCAAATTAAAACGCTCAATCAGAAGTTACGGGCGGAAAATACTCGCATGAGTTCGGAGCTGGATATTTTGCAAAAGATGCAAGCGATGATTCTCCCTAAGCCTGTGGAGTTAGAGGAAATTCAAGATTTGGAAATTTCTGGATTTATGCAGCCTGCTGAGGAAATTGGTGGGGATTATTATGATGTTTTACAGACGGATGAAGGGGTAACGATTGGGATTGGAGATGTAACGGGTCATGGGTTGGAAAGTGGAATTTTAATGGTGATGACACAAACGGCGATTCGGACGCTGAAAGAAAGTCAGCAAGAGGATATGGTGAAGTTTGTTGATATTCTGAATCGTACCCTTTACCGCAATGTGCAGAGGATGGAAGCGGATCGGGATTTGACGTTATCGATTTTGAATTACGATCGCGGAAAATTGCAAATTATCGGGCAACATGAGGATGTGATTGTGGTTCGGGAAAATGGAGAGATTGAGCAGGTGAGTACGGTTGATTTAGGGATACCGATTGCGTTTGATGAGGAAATTGTGCCGTTTTTAGACCAGGTGTCTCTGGCGCTCAACCCTGGAGAGGGGATTGTTCTTTATACGGACGGGATTACGGAAACGGAAAATGATCGACAACAGGCCTATGGAATGGAGCAGTTATGTGATGTGATTCGTGGGCACTGGGATCTAAGGGTTGAGGAGATTAAAGACGCGATATTGAATGATTTTTATGGATTTATTGGGGAGCAAAGTCTGGCGGATGATATTACGGTTTTGGTCATTAAGAGAAAGGGGAATAGCGATCGCCTCTAGTTGCTGATTATTTTTGTTCGTGCTATAATTTAAGATTAGAGAAATTCTGATATCACGTTGCTAGAGGAACAATGACGATTACAGAACTACGAGAGGATGATTACTGTATTCACTATGATTCCTCATTAACTACGGTCTTCTTTGAGGGCAAACTGAGCCTCAGAGACCCTTCGGAGTACCGTCCCATGACTGAGTTCCTAGAAAACGTGGTTAATTCTAAATCAGGGGATTTAACCCTAGATTTCCAGAAGCTAGAATTTCTAAACAGTTCGGGCATTCGAGTTCTGTCTAAATTTGTTTCTAATCTCAGAAAAAGTCAGCTCCAGATTCAGCTCACGGTTTTAGGCTCAAAAGAGATTACCTGGCAAAGCAAGTCTTTACGGAATTTACAGAAGTTTATGCCAAGTTTAATCCTGAATTTTGAATGATTGAGTGTATCAGGGAAAATTACGGATTACCGATTTTTCAATTGATTTAAGCGCTCGATCGCATCTCCCAAGGCTGAAGTTAAGTTCTGACGGGTTTGAGTGTGTTGCTCTTTCTCTGTTTGCAGGGCTTGGGAGAGGGAGTTCATGGTTTGCAAGAGGCGATCGCGCTCTTGTAGAATTTCCACTAATTTCGCTTTCGTCTCCTCTACTGACTCCAGCTTCTCTAGCTCCTCTTCTACCCCGGTGATATCCCCCGATAACTGAGGTTGGGGTGGCTCTACCCTCTCCAATTGCTGTTGAAGCCGTTGCAGTTTCTGCGCCGCTTGTTTTGCATCCTGACGGCGTTGTTGGGCCTCCGTTTCATACAGGCGCTGCCAATTGGCGGCACTGGCGTAGGCCCGATCGCACTCTTGTTGCAAATTCCTCATTTGCTCTTGCAGTTGACGAATTTGCTCTAACCACTTGCGGATATCATCAGCCATAGAACCATTCAATTAAGGTAGGGGGAGCCGGTAACACAATCATCACCAAAATGACCAAAGCCAATAATCCTAGGAGATCCCGACCATTATCCAATTCTGTCACATCATTTAACGCTGGTTCATCGGCGATCGGCATCAGCAATAGAAAGATTGCCCACCAGAAGAACTCCTGACGCAAAAAGGCCAAAATCAACACCAATAACCGGGACACCTGACCAATAGCCACGGCTGTTCGTTGACCAAACATGGCATGAACCACATGGCCCCCATCCAATTGACCCACAGGAACCAAATTCAGAGCGGTAATCACCAAACCCAAAAAGCCAGCCACCGCCACCGGATGTAGATTCACAGCCATATCGGCCGTTAACTGATTGCCCAAGGCCAGTTTAGTCAAAATGGCTAACAGCATGGTGGCTTTAGGATTGAGAGAATCGAAATTAAACATGCTGGTATTTTCCGAGGCCGTAATCACATCGGAGAGGGACAACCCCCAGAGAAAGATGGGAATGGTCACCACCAAACCGGCCAAGGGCCCGGCAATTCCCACATCAAACAGAGCCTTACGATTCGGCATGGGGGAGCG
This is a stretch of genomic DNA from Roseofilum capinflatum BLCC-M114. It encodes these proteins:
- a CDS encoding c-type heme family protein encodes the protein MSIRIKFILVTLVCLVVVMATGAWYIHQLQIQVLEKEAQNRTELVLHFTQATQDYMTHSLRPAVEQITDDLPIEVLSANFATRQVVEEFNLALPEYTYKPATINPTNPINRANEFEVSIIEKFRQNPKLEKLIGYTTLDNEERFYSASPVQVFASCLRCHGDPNVAPKPIVQRYGSTNGFGWQVGDIVGALMIYVPIADLRANFAGTLNNLWLTFSLLTLVVAIVIYFWFGQLVADRLTRISGVMSQTAANPTSKLTLHDRTKDEIGLMARSFNRMAESLYMLYTQLEEKVRERTAQLSEANAQIKTLNQKLRAENTRMSSELDILQKMQAMILPKPVELEEIQDLEISGFMQPAEEIGGDYYDVLQTDEGVTIGIGDVTGHGLESGILMVMTQTAIRTLKESQQEDMVKFVDILNRTLYRNVQRMEADRDLTLSILNYDRGKLQIIGQHEDVIVVRENGEIEQVSTVDLGIPIAFDEEIVPFLDQVSLALNPGEGIVLYTDGITETENDRQQAYGMEQLCDVIRGHWDLRVEEIKDAILNDFYGFIGEQSLADDITVLVIKRKGNSDRL
- the phnD gene encoding phosphate/phosphite/phosphonate ABC transporter substrate-binding protein codes for the protein MTAIETTERVSAEACAPDFPEITFGILAAESEETLEEIWTPFLEKVGEAIARPVLPFYGDYGDLIESMGEEEIQLAWYGGKSYIEAAEKSQAEAFAQTVSSQGYLGYYAHLIMHKDHPLLEEINLQEGDGDRVIFQNSQDLTFAFNDRQSTSGFLVPTYYLFIQNNFEPQDIFQSVSFLGSHEDTALAVANQEVEVATNNSEALQRLKQSDPEAFENIRVVWTSPVIPGDPLAYHRDLPECLKTELQDFFYRFTDREILEPLVWSGFDPASDRTWNVIRELEVARAIETVKQDDTLTEAEKATKLETLQQRLKELQ
- a CDS encoding slr1659 superfamily regulator, with protein sequence MTITELREDDYCIHYDSSLTTVFFEGKLSLRDPSEYRPMTEFLENVVNSKSGDLTLDFQKLEFLNSSGIRVLSKFVSNLRKSQLQIQLTVLGSKEITWQSKSLRNLQKFMPSLILNFE